Within Dysosmobacter sp. Marseille-Q4140, the genomic segment ACATGCTCATCGGTGTAGTGGACGATCAGGTCGCCGCCCCGGACACGGACGGTGACGTCGCTGTCCTTGGCGCAGAGGTTGTTGGCCGTGGCCGCCACCACCGCCGCGCAGGCGCCGGTGCCGCAGGCCAGGGTCTCGCCGCTGCCCCGCTCCCAGACCCGCATCTTGATGGTGCTGGGGTTCACCACCCGGATGAACTCCGTGTTGATCCGGTCGGGGAAATAGGGGGCGTGCTCGAACTGCGGGCCCACGTGCTCCACGTCCACGCCGTCCACCCGGGGGCAGAACACCACGCAGTGGGGGTTGCCCATGTCCACGCAGGTAATGGAGTACTTCTCCCCGCCGATGGAGACGGGATAGTCCACGATCTTCTTCTCCGGCAGGTTCAGGTGCAGCGCCGTGGTGTCCAATGTGGCGTAGCCCATGTCCACGCAGGCGGAGGTGACCTTGCCGTCGGCGGTGTAGACCTCCACGGACTTGACGCCGGTGTCGGTCTCGATGGTCATGGCCTCCTTGCGGACGAACCCGAAGTCATAGAGGTACTTGGCCATGCAGCGCAGGGCGTTGCCGGCCATGGCACCCACGGAGCCGTCGGCGTTGAACATCCGCATCCGGGCGTCGGCCTTCCGGGAGTGCTCCATGAGGATGATGCCGTCGGCGCCGATGCCGTAGTGCCGGTCGCAGAAGGTGACGCAGAGGGACTCGGGGCAGGTGATGTCCCCGTCGAAGTTCTCCAGGAAGATGTAGTCGTTGCCGCAGGTCTGCATCTTGGCGAAGCGCAGCTTCCGCCGCTCCGTCCGCAGGTGGCAGATGTCGATGAGCTCCGTGTTGGTCTGGTTGTAGCGGCTCTGGAGGATGTCCGTCAGGGCGCCCGCCGTGTCCAGGCTGGTCAGGCACGGGATGCCCAGCTGGACGCAGCGGTGGTTCAGGCGGATGAAGTCCCGGATGTAGCTGGGCTCCGTGGAACCGGTGAGGATCACATAGTCGATCTTCCCGTCCTCCAGCAGCTGGAACACCCGGTTGTCCTGGCCCAGCTTGCCCACCACCTCCACGTCGGTGCCCAGGCGGGAGATCTCAAAGGCGGTGCGCTCGGTGGCATAGAGCTTGTAGCCCATCTCGTCCAGCTTCCGGGCGATGCCCACGATCTCCGGCTGGTCCCGGCGGTTGACGGAGATCAGCACGCCGCCCCGGGTCTCCTTCTCCACCTTGTAGCCGGCGGAGACCAGGCCCTTGAACAATGCCTCCTGCATGTTCTTGCCCAGGCCCAGCACCTCGCCGGTGGACTTCATCTCCGGGGAGAGGGAGGCGTTGGCGTCGGTGATCTTCTCAAAGGAGAACACGGGCACCTTGACCGCCACATACGGCGGCTGGCGGTAGAGGCCGGTGCCGTAGCCCAGGGACCTGAGGCTCTGGCCCACCATGACCCGGGTGGCCAGGTCCACCATGGGCACGCCGGTGACCTTGGAGATATAGGGCACGGTGCGGCTGGCCCGGGGGTTGACCTCGATGACGTACAGCTCGCCCTGGTAGATCAGGTACTGGATGTTGATGAGGCCCCGGGTGCCCAGGGAGAGGGCCAGCTTCTCGGAGCAGTCGATGATGACCTTCAGCATCTTGTCGCCGATGGAGAAGGGCGGGTACACGGCGATGGAGTCGCCGGAGTGGACGCCGGTGCGCTCGATGTGCTGCATGACGCCGGGGATCAGCACGTCGGTGCCGTCGGAGATCACGTCCACCTCCAGCTCCTTGCCCATCAGGTACTGGTCCACCAGCACGGGGTTTTCGATCTTCCCGGAGAGAATGACCTCCATGTAGGTGCGCACGTCCTCGTCGTTGTGGGCGATGACCATGTTCTGGCCGCCGATGACGTAAGAGGGCCGCAGCAGCACGGGGTAGCCCAGCTCATGGGCCGCCGCCAGAGCCTCGTCCATGCCCAGGACGCCCCGGCCCTGGGGCCGCTTGATGGAAAAGCGCTCCAGCAGGGCGTCGAACCGCTCCCGGTCCTCCGCCATGTCGATGGACTCGGCGGAGGTGCCCATGATGCGCACGCCGTGGCTGTCCAGATACTTTGTCAGCTTGATGGCCGTCTGGCCGCCGAAGGCCACCACCACGCCGATGGGCTGCTCCACGGCGATGATGTGCATGACGTCCTCCGGGCAGAGGGGCTCGAAGTACAGCCGGTCGGCGGTATCGTAGTCGGTGGAGACGGTCTCGGGGTTGTTGTTGACGATGACCACGTCGTAGCCCAGCTCCTTCAGCGTCCACACGCAGTGGACGGAGGAGTAGTCGAACTCGATGCCCTGGCCGATGCGAATGGGACCGGAGCCCAGCACCATGATGACCGGCCGACCGGACCGTGGGAAGGTCCGGGACTCGCAGAAGCGGTCGTAGGAGGAATAGAAGTAGGGGGTCTCGGCGTCGAACTCGGCACCGCAGGTGTCCACCATCTTGTAAACGGCGTCCCGGTGGGCGGGGAGCTTCCCGCCGGAGAGGCGGGCAAGGGCCTCGTCGGTGTAGCCCAGGCGCTTGCCGGTCTCGTACTGCACCTCCGTCAGATCCCCGGAGAGGGTCGCCTCAAAGTCCGCCAGATGCTTGATCTTGGAGAGGAACCAGGGGTCGATCTTCGTGATGGCGTGGATCTCCTCCACACTGACGCCGGACTTGAGGGCCTCGAACACGGTGAAGAGCCGGTGGTCGTCCACCCGCTCCAGACGCTCCCGGATGGGAGCGCCATCGTCGGCCTTGCGGTTTAGGGTGTCCATGCCGATCTCGGCGCCCCGGACGGCCTTCATCAACGCCATCTCGAAGCCGGGGGCGATGGCCATGACCTCGCCGGTGGCCTTCATCTGGGTGCCCAGGGTGCGGCTGGCGTCGGCAAACTTGTCGAAGGGCCACTTGGGCATCTTCACCACGATATAGTCCAGGGTGGGCTCGAAGCAGGCGCAGGTCTTGCCGGTGATGTCGTTTTTGATCTCGTCCAGGGTGTAGCCCAGGGCGATCTTGGTGGTGATCTTGGCGATGGGGTAGCCGGTGGCCTTGGAGGCCAGGGCCGAGGACCGGCTGACCCGGGGGTTGACCTCGATGACGGCGTACTCGAAGCTGTCGGGGTTCAATGCCAGCTGCACGTTGCACCCGCCCACGATCCCCAGGTGGGTGATGATGTCCAGGGAGGCCTTGCGCAGCATCTGGAACTCCTTGTCCGCCAGGGTCTGGGTGGGAGCCACCACGATGGAGTCGCCGGTGTGGACGCCCACCGGGTCCAGGTTCTCCATGGAGCACACGGCGATCACGTTGCCCACGCCGTCCCGCATGGTCTCAAACTCGATCTCCTTCCAGCCGAAGATGGCCTTCTCCACCAGCACCTGGGTGATGGGGGAGGCGTCCAGGCCGGTGCCGGCGATGATGCGCAGCTCGTCGGCGTTGTTGGCCGCGCCGCCGCCGGCGCCGCCCAGGGTGAAGGCGGGCCGCACGATGACGGGATAGCCGATGCGCTCCGCCACTTCCAATGCGCCCTCCACGGTCTCGGCGATGTCCGAGGCGATGACCGGCTGGTTGATCTCCGCCATGGCCTCCTTAAAGAGCTCCCGGTCCTCCGCCCGGGAGATGGCGGCGGCGTCGGTGCCCAGGAGCCTGACGCCCTGGGCCTCCAGAAAGCCCTCCTTGTCCAGCTGCATGGCCAGCGTCAGTCCCGTCTGGCCGCCCAGGCCCGCCAGGATGGAGTCGGGCTTCTCCTTCTTGATGATGCGCTTGACGGTCTCCACCGTCAGAGGCTCCAAATAGATCTCGTCCGCCATGGCCTGGTCGGTCATGATGGTGGCGGGGTTGGAGTTGCACAGGACCACCTCCACCCCGGCGTCCTTGAGGATGCGGCAGGCCTGGGCGCCGGCGTAGTCGAACTCCGCCGCCTGGCCGATGACGATGGGACCGGAGCCGATCACCAGGACCTTTTTGATGCGCTTATCCAGGGGCATTACCGGTCACCTCCCTTCATCATCTCCACAAACCGGTCAAAGAGAAAGCTGGTATCCTTGGGGCCCGTGCAGGCCTCCGGGTGGAACTGGACCGTAAAGGCGTTCAGCTCCGGGTAGTCGATGCCCTCGCAGGTGCCGTCGTTGGCGTTGGCGAAGCGGACCCTGCCCACCTTCACGCTGTCGGAGTCCACGGCGTAGCCGTGGTTCTGGCTGGTGATGTAGGTCCGCGTCCCCGCCAGATCCCGGACCGGCTGGTTGACCCCCCGGTGGCCGTATTTGAGCTTGTAGGTGGTCCCGCCCAGGGCCAGGGCCGTCAGCTGGTGCCCAAGGCAGATACCGAACACCGGGACCTTGCCCAGGAGCTTTTTGATCTGGTCGATCTGATAGGTGTTCTCCGCCGGGTCCCCGGGGCCGTTGGAGAGCATCACCCCGTCGGGCCCGGCCGCCAGGATCTCCTCCGCCGAGGCGGTGGCGGGCACCACCGTCACGGCGCAGCCCCGCCTCTGGAGCTCCCGGGCGATGTTGCGCTTGGCGCCGTAGTCGATGAGGCTGACGCGGAATTTCGCCTCCCCCTCCGCCGGCAGCTCTGCCGCCGCGCCGCAGGTGACGGCCTCCACCACGCCGGTGACGGCGTAGGTCTTGACCGGCGTGAGGTCCGCCGGGACCTCGTCGCAGATCGCGGCGTTCATGACGCCGTGCTCCCGGATGATCCTCGTCAGCTGCCGGGTGTCCACGCCCCAGAGGCCCGGGACCCCCTGCTCCTTCAGGTACGTGTCCAGATCGCAGTCGCACCGGAAGTTGGACGGCGCCTCGCACCACTCCCGTACCACGTAGCCCTTGACGCAGCACGCGCCCTCAAAGTCCTCCCGGATGATGCCGTAGTTGCCCATCAGGGGATAAGTCTGCAAAACGATCTGCCCCGCGTAGCTGGGGTCCGTCAGTGTCTCGATGTAGCCGCACATGCCGGTGGTGAACACCAGCTCGCCCACGGTGTCCCCGGGGGCACCGAACCGGTAGCCCTCAAACACCTGGCCGTCCTGCAGCACCAGATAGCCTGTTTTCATAGCGTCCTCCCGCCCCGGACCGCAGTCCGTCAATTTTCTTGTATTCTTAGTTATTATGCGAGATTTTGCCGCAACAGTCAATCGTTTCCGCCCCAGCCGGAAGTAGACTTTACCGGCAAAATAGGTATTACTTTTTGTGCATTTTTATACAAAGCCCTTTCAGTCCCACCCGTTCCCCCATTGCAAGGCGGCGCTTCTTCCCCTATAATGGAGGCACGAACAAGGAGGGATCGCCGTGGCCAAGCTGCTGGACAAGTTCACAAAGCCCTTTGCCGACAGCCGCATCCCCTTTCTGCTGGCAGAGGTCATCACCAACGGCGCCGGAGAGATGGTGGACGTGGTGTGCCGCTTTTCCAACGAGGCGGCGGCCTCGGCGCTGAACCTGCCGGTGGAGGAGCTGCGGGGCAGACGGTTCACCCGGACCTTTCCCGCCCAGCGGCTCAGCGGCCTGGCCGCCCTGGGGACCGTGGCCTTCTCCGGCTCCTGCGCCACCTTCTCCTACACCACCCTGCTGGGCCAGACCCTGCGGGTCACCTGCTTCCAGCCCATGTACGGCCTGGTCAGCTGCATCCTGGACACGCCGGGTCCCTCTTTGCAAACCGGTCAGCTGCTGGGCGAGCACATGCCCCTGGCGGCGGCGGTGGTGGAGCTGACCAGGACCGGCGTGCGGTGCCTGTCCTTCAACCAGCGGCTGTGCCAGTGGACCGGCCTGGACCGCAAGACCCTGCTGGACCGCCACGCCGAGGACCTTGCCTCCCTGGTGGAGCCGGAGGACTGGCCGGAGCTGCTGCAATCCCTGCTGGACGCCGCCCGGGAGAAACGCCCGGCGGACCGGGACGTCCGCCTGCTGCGGCGGGACGCGGAACCCCTGTGGGTCAATCTGCGGGCAGAGCCCC encodes:
- the carB gene encoding carbamoyl-phosphate synthase large subunit yields the protein MPLDKRIKKVLVIGSGPIVIGQAAEFDYAGAQACRILKDAGVEVVLCNSNPATIMTDQAMADEIYLEPLTVETVKRIIKKEKPDSILAGLGGQTGLTLAMQLDKEGFLEAQGVRLLGTDAAAISRAEDRELFKEAMAEINQPVIASDIAETVEGALEVAERIGYPVIVRPAFTLGGAGGGAANNADELRIIAGTGLDASPITQVLVEKAIFGWKEIEFETMRDGVGNVIAVCSMENLDPVGVHTGDSIVVAPTQTLADKEFQMLRKASLDIITHLGIVGGCNVQLALNPDSFEYAVIEVNPRVSRSSALASKATGYPIAKITTKIALGYTLDEIKNDITGKTCACFEPTLDYIVVKMPKWPFDKFADASRTLGTQMKATGEVMAIAPGFEMALMKAVRGAEIGMDTLNRKADDGAPIRERLERVDDHRLFTVFEALKSGVSVEEIHAITKIDPWFLSKIKHLADFEATLSGDLTEVQYETGKRLGYTDEALARLSGGKLPAHRDAVYKMVDTCGAEFDAETPYFYSSYDRFCESRTFPRSGRPVIMVLGSGPIRIGQGIEFDYSSVHCVWTLKELGYDVVIVNNNPETVSTDYDTADRLYFEPLCPEDVMHIIAVEQPIGVVVAFGGQTAIKLTKYLDSHGVRIMGTSAESIDMAEDRERFDALLERFSIKRPQGRGVLGMDEALAAAHELGYPVLLRPSYVIGGQNMVIAHNDEDVRTYMEVILSGKIENPVLVDQYLMGKELEVDVISDGTDVLIPGVMQHIERTGVHSGDSIAVYPPFSIGDKMLKVIIDCSEKLALSLGTRGLINIQYLIYQGELYVIEVNPRASRTVPYISKVTGVPMVDLATRVMVGQSLRSLGYGTGLYRQPPYVAVKVPVFSFEKITDANASLSPEMKSTGEVLGLGKNMQEALFKGLVSAGYKVEKETRGGVLISVNRRDQPEIVGIARKLDEMGYKLYATERTAFEISRLGTDVEVVGKLGQDNRVFQLLEDGKIDYVILTGSTEPSYIRDFIRLNHRCVQLGIPCLTSLDTAGALTDILQSRYNQTNTELIDICHLRTERRKLRFAKMQTCGNDYIFLENFDGDITCPESLCVTFCDRHYGIGADGIILMEHSRKADARMRMFNADGSVGAMAGNALRCMAKYLYDFGFVRKEAMTIETDTGVKSVEVYTADGKVTSACVDMGYATLDTTALHLNLPEKKIVDYPVSIGGEKYSITCVDMGNPHCVVFCPRVDGVDVEHVGPQFEHAPYFPDRINTEFIRVVNPSTIKMRVWERGSGETLACGTGACAAVVAATANNLCAKDSDVTVRVRGGDLIVHYTDEHVTLTGDAKLVYTGEAEY
- a CDS encoding carbamoyl phosphate synthase small subunit, which produces MKTGYLVLQDGQVFEGYRFGAPGDTVGELVFTTGMCGYIETLTDPSYAGQIVLQTYPLMGNYGIIREDFEGACCVKGYVVREWCEAPSNFRCDCDLDTYLKEQGVPGLWGVDTRQLTRIIREHGVMNAAICDEVPADLTPVKTYAVTGVVEAVTCGAAAELPAEGEAKFRVSLIDYGAKRNIARELQRRGCAVTVVPATASAEEILAAGPDGVMLSNGPGDPAENTYQIDQIKKLLGKVPVFGICLGHQLTALALGGTTYKLKYGHRGVNQPVRDLAGTRTYITSQNHGYAVDSDSVKVGRVRFANANDGTCEGIDYPELNAFTVQFHPEACTGPKDTSFLFDRFVEMMKGGDR